A single genomic interval of Bacillus sp. es.036 harbors:
- the murQ gene encoding N-acetylmuramic acid 6-phosphate etherase, translating to MADENNAKTEMRNAKSENLHQFSTLEIIELMNEEDASVAGVVKIALPQIEKVIDEVVGVIRNGGKLYYFGAGTSGRLGVLDASECPPTFGVAADLVNGVIAGGDQALRYPIEGAEDRQELGIEDVRKHVSARDFVIGIASSGRTPYVLGAMEAANEIGAKTAGVSCNTNAPLSKIVTYSIELPVGPEVVTGSTRLKAGTAQKMVLNMITTASMVKLGKVYRNLMVNVQASNEKLRKRTVSIIQELTGVSEGEAARYSEQAEGDARVAVLMILLKLDGERARQMLEEKDGDFVAVMEGGKG from the coding sequence ATGGCTGATGAAAACAATGCGAAAACGGAAATGAGAAATGCAAAGTCGGAAAATCTTCATCAGTTTTCAACACTTGAGATTATCGAGCTAATGAATGAGGAGGATGCGAGCGTTGCTGGCGTTGTGAAAATCGCTCTCCCCCAGATTGAGAAAGTGATTGATGAGGTTGTTGGTGTGATAAGAAATGGCGGGAAACTCTATTATTTCGGTGCTGGTACGAGCGGACGTCTCGGCGTATTAGATGCTTCGGAGTGCCCACCTACTTTCGGCGTTGCGGCTGATCTTGTGAACGGTGTGATTGCGGGAGGTGACCAGGCGCTACGTTATCCAATTGAGGGAGCAGAAGATCGTCAGGAACTTGGAATTGAAGATGTACGAAAGCATGTAAGCGCGCGTGATTTCGTGATTGGCATTGCGTCTAGTGGGAGAACGCCTTACGTGCTTGGGGCGATGGAAGCGGCAAATGAAATAGGTGCGAAGACGGCGGGGGTTTCATGCAATACGAATGCTCCGCTTTCTAAAATCGTTACATACTCGATTGAACTACCAGTTGGACCAGAAGTGGTGACAGGTTCAACCCGATTAAAAGCAGGAACGGCGCAGAAGATGGTGTTAAATATGATTACGACTGCTTCCATGGTGAAGCTTGGAAAGGTGTACCGCAATTTAATGGTGAATGTTCAGGCTTCGAATGAAAAGTTACGGAAGCGGACTGTTTCGATTATTCAGGAGTTAACCGGAGTTAGTGAAGGGGAGGCAGCGCGTTATAGTGAACAGGCGGAAGGGGATGCGCGGGTTGCGGTGTTGATGATTTTGTTGAAGCTGGATGGGGAAAGAGCGAGGCAGATGTTAGAGGAGAAGGATGGGGATTTTGTAGCGGTGATGGAAGGAGGGAAAGGATAG
- a CDS encoding MetQ/NlpA family ABC transporter substrate-binding protein gives MKKSFYLLGALLLVFLAACSGNEASGGSEEDGPLKVGVTAGPHEDVMNKVKEVAAEDGFEIEVMAFNDYVMPNTALDEGELDANVFQTEPYLNDFVQERGLDLTKVASTINFPMGIYSDQYKSLDELKDGDKVGLPNHSTGEPRALQLFEKAGLIELKKGVGVEATIKDIEKNPLNLEFIPLEASQIPRQLEELAIAAINTNYAMESGRVPKEDSLEMEADDSPWVNVIATKTENTEDERIQKLVNYYHTDEVKEFVQEEFAKSVVPSW, from the coding sequence ATGAAGAAATCATTTTATTTACTAGGAGCACTACTATTAGTCTTTTTGGCAGCCTGTTCAGGGAACGAGGCTTCTGGAGGCTCTGAAGAAGATGGTCCACTTAAGGTTGGGGTCACGGCTGGTCCGCACGAAGATGTGATGAACAAAGTAAAGGAAGTGGCAGCGGAAGATGGGTTTGAGATCGAAGTGATGGCATTCAATGATTACGTAATGCCGAACACAGCGCTTGATGAAGGGGAACTTGATGCAAACGTGTTTCAAACAGAACCGTATTTAAATGACTTTGTACAAGAAAGAGGCCTGGATCTAACGAAAGTTGCGTCCACGATTAATTTCCCAATGGGGATATACTCCGATCAATACAAAAGTCTTGATGAATTGAAAGATGGAGATAAAGTCGGTTTACCAAACCATTCCACCGGAGAGCCAAGAGCATTACAGCTCTTTGAAAAAGCTGGCCTTATTGAGTTAAAAAAAGGTGTTGGAGTGGAAGCAACGATTAAGGATATTGAAAAAAACCCATTGAATCTTGAATTCATTCCACTAGAAGCTTCTCAAATTCCTAGACAGTTGGAAGAGCTTGCGATCGCGGCGATTAATACAAACTACGCGATGGAAAGCGGACGCGTACCGAAAGAAGATTCACTTGAGATGGAGGCTGATGATTCCCCGTGGGTAAATGTTATCGCGACGAAAACAGAGAATACAGAAGATGAACGTATTCAAAAACTAGTGAACTATTATCATACGGATGAAGTGAAAGAGTTTGTTCAAGAAGAATTTGCAAAG
- a CDS encoding BH0509 family protein: MSQQARNQFIDLLCDKTTMNREEVLKMSDAEVEYFHWLYFDESPADLMM, translated from the coding sequence ATGAGCCAGCAAGCACGAAACCAATTTATTGATCTTTTGTGCGACAAAACGACGATGAATAGAGAAGAAGTTCTCAAAATGTCTGATGCAGAAGTAGAATATTTTCACTGGCTCTACTTTGATGAATCACCAGCGGACTTAATGATGTAA
- a CDS encoding S9 family peptidase, whose protein sequence is MKKEVEKELEKSEQTEELLYDFTFVGDPQLSPDGTYVVYVKKVINEEKEYTSNLVLVNRDTGIEHDWTALEGEKKDRSPRWSPDGKTIAFVSDRSGEDQIWLISTDGGEARKLTNLKSGVSAPVWRPDGTSLLILSKNKKEEEKGEVRKPLVVTDLQYKSDGVGFLDGDHLQIVMIDVSSGGEKIKWLTDAPFNHSSPSWSPDGQSITYVRSRNEDAEHGSYMRSDLFVQRLEEGEVEPEQLNREGGSFETPQWSPDGKKLSFIGHFFLHEGATLNKVWTVDVDKREFTCLTDSDDLECSDVLISDMHWGGASPGAVWNEDGTDIYFLASEKGNTGIYCANVDCTVRQITGGDRHFYAFHYLPKTNEAAVAVSDPLNIGDIYTLSFHGDRVNEERISHSNEEVLQRMELSSPESFTYTGKDGLEIQGWMMRPAGFKDEQRYPLILEIHGGPHMMYGNSFMHEFQFLASKGYAVIYTNPRGSQGYGQEFVNGCRGDYGGGDYEDVMAGVDASLKSYSFIDEDRLYVTGGSYGGFMTNWIVGKTDRFKAAVTQRSISNWKSFYGVSDIGYFFTKWEVGSDLDENPDKLWHHSPLKYVDQIQTPLLIMHSEHDYRCPIEQGEQLYIALKHRGKDTMFVRFPDSDHNLSRSGHPELRVARLKHLVNWFDQRGGRDSTNTGE, encoded by the coding sequence TTGAAGAAAGAAGTTGAAAAGGAACTGGAAAAGAGCGAGCAGACGGAAGAGCTTTTATATGATTTCACCTTTGTAGGTGATCCTCAGCTTTCGCCTGATGGAACCTATGTCGTTTATGTGAAAAAAGTGATAAATGAGGAAAAAGAATATACTTCAAACCTCGTACTAGTGAACCGAGATACTGGGATTGAGCATGATTGGACAGCTTTAGAAGGAGAAAAGAAGGACCGCTCTCCACGCTGGTCCCCAGACGGTAAGACGATTGCTTTCGTTTCCGATCGATCAGGAGAAGATCAAATATGGCTAATCTCCACGGATGGTGGTGAGGCGCGTAAGCTAACCAATTTGAAGAGCGGTGTATCAGCACCGGTTTGGAGGCCGGATGGTACATCTTTACTCATTTTAAGTAAAAATAAAAAGGAAGAAGAAAAGGGGGAGGTACGAAAGCCTCTTGTCGTAACGGACTTGCAGTATAAATCAGATGGTGTTGGATTTTTGGATGGAGATCACCTGCAGATTGTCATGATCGACGTATCCTCAGGAGGAGAGAAGATCAAATGGCTGACGGATGCGCCGTTTAACCATTCAAGCCCTAGTTGGTCACCAGATGGTCAATCGATTACTTATGTGAGAAGCCGCAATGAGGATGCGGAACATGGTTCGTATATGCGGTCGGATTTATTCGTACAGCGCTTAGAAGAAGGGGAGGTCGAACCTGAACAACTAAACAGGGAAGGCGGTAGCTTTGAAACACCTCAATGGTCTCCAGATGGTAAGAAGCTTTCGTTTATCGGACACTTCTTTCTCCACGAAGGAGCTACATTAAATAAGGTGTGGACCGTTGATGTAGACAAAAGGGAGTTTACTTGTTTAACAGATTCCGACGATCTGGAGTGCTCGGATGTGTTGATTTCAGATATGCACTGGGGAGGCGCTTCGCCAGGGGCAGTGTGGAATGAGGATGGAACGGACATCTATTTCCTTGCAAGCGAAAAAGGAAATACTGGCATTTACTGCGCTAACGTCGATTGCACGGTTCGACAAATAACGGGTGGTGACAGGCACTTCTACGCTTTTCACTACTTACCGAAGACAAATGAAGCGGCGGTTGCAGTTAGTGATCCTCTGAACATTGGTGATATCTATACGCTTTCGTTTCATGGTGACCGAGTCAATGAGGAGCGTATTTCTCACTCTAATGAGGAGGTTCTTCAACGAATGGAGCTTTCGTCTCCAGAGAGCTTTACATACACTGGGAAAGACGGTTTAGAAATTCAAGGATGGATGATGCGACCGGCTGGGTTTAAAGATGAACAAAGATACCCTCTCATTCTCGAAATTCATGGTGGCCCACATATGATGTACGGAAATTCGTTTATGCATGAATTTCAGTTTCTCGCTTCAAAGGGGTATGCTGTTATATACACAAATCCACGCGGAAGCCAAGGGTACGGTCAAGAGTTTGTAAATGGCTGCCGAGGGGACTATGGTGGTGGCGATTATGAGGATGTGATGGCGGGTGTTGATGCTTCATTGAAGAGTTATTCCTTTATTGATGAAGATCGACTCTACGTAACAGGAGGAAGCTACGGTGGATTTATGACGAACTGGATCGTTGGAAAAACGGATCGCTTTAAAGCAGCCGTCACGCAGCGCTCGATTTCAAACTGGAAGAGCTTCTATGGGGTAAGTGACATCGGCTATTTCTTTACTAAGTGGGAAGTTGGAAGTGATCTTGATGAGAACCCTGATAAACTGTGGCACCATTCTCCTTTGAAGTATGTCGATCAAATTCAGACGCCACTTCTTATTATGCATAGCGAACATGATTACCGCTGTCCTATTGAGCAGGGAGAGCAGTTGTATATTGCCTTAAAACATCGTGGCAAAGATACGATGTTTGTGAGATTCCCAGATTCAGATCATAATTTATCTCGCAGTGGGCATCCAGAGTTAAGAGTGGCGAGGCTGAAGCATCTCGTAAACTGGTTTGATCAACGCGGAGGGCGCGATTCGACAAATACCGGGGAGTGA